The following proteins come from a genomic window of Rutidosis leptorrhynchoides isolate AG116_Rl617_1_P2 chromosome 10, CSIRO_AGI_Rlap_v1, whole genome shotgun sequence:
- the LOC139870477 gene encoding uncharacterized protein, with the protein MWRARKKRLPVLTELDKRGIDLHSVRCPLCDGDIETVDHSIVVCKHALDIWCKVFSWWGRGGVPYVNIEDLALDTGQATSFVGKIIWQAVIWSCSYLIWKNRNQKVFSNKCWNAPTALNEIQVKTFEWIVKRCKAKAID; encoded by the coding sequence ATGTGGAGGGCAAGGAAAAAGCGGCTACCGGTGTTGACGGAACTTGACAAAAGAGGTATCGATTTGCACTCGGTAAGATGCCCATTGTGTGACGGGGATATCGAGACGGTTGATCATTCTATTGTTGTGTGTAAACATGCTTTAGATATTTGGTGCAAAGTTTTTTCGTGGTGGGGGCGAGGTGGGGTACCATACGTTAATATTGAGGATCTTGCTCTTGATACGGGCCAAGCTACTTCATTTGTGGGTAAAATTATTTGGCAAGCGGTGATTTGGTCGTGTAGTTATCTCATTTGGAAAAACCGAAACCAAAAGGTCTTCTCAAATAAATGTTGGAATGCGCCGACGGCTCTGAACGAGATACAAGTTAAGACTTTCGAGTGGATCGTGAAAAGGTGTAAAGCGAAAGCTATCGATTAG